The region atcatcgcacaggcaacaaacatacaaacaaacaaataggggtaagctaaccataaacaatgatattcataaaagaaattcataaataaaacatgtccaCTAATACTCAGCGTCTCATTCAAGTAACACGAAAACTTTATAGTCGCATTTCATCCTTGATCTGAacacaaaccccaaatccaaacaatcaatactaaaccaaacatagcatcacattcatctaaaatcttcatTAAATTTCCCCGAGAGTTTTCAAGCAAAGCAAAATACTCTCAATATGACACACATGAAAATTTCATATTGCCAACAAAATATACACCATCACACCATGCTTGAAAATTAAGGTCTCCCAACCAAACCATATTCATATATCACCCCTGTATATAATCACATaccaaaaatcaaatacaagaGCAAGAAAAATAACAGGTCAATTAATACTCCTAACGCATTCAAAACccttcaaagaaaaataatcaatatataaCTTACCGTACTTGCCATTTTTAAACCCGCTGCCCCTATTCATTTCACGCATGACAACAAGAGAAAAACTAATGATTTTGTATCCTTTAATCACGTGAAAAACGAATCCaaaagagaaaggaagaaaaacatGGCACGGTCTGCACCAATTCCTTTAAAGACTACCCTCCCTCAAAGTTACATGAATGGTTTAAAGGAAATAGATAAAAAACAAATCCGTGGGCCCCAACATATCATGCATTTACGTGTGGtttaaagaaagagaaaaagaaggaagaactATGTTTTATGAAAAAGAACAGTAAACTTACGGACCACCTTTGCACTAAAAACAAgagggaagaaaaagaaaataattttgcatGTATGGCATGAGAACATCCTAAACTTAACCACCCCACAATGATAAGAATTTGCTCCCTAAAACTGCTACTGCACCCTACACGACGAACTATGGATCCGCTTCATGAGAGAGTGCACTAATAAATGCATGGCACGATAGAGTTCAAATACATCATACAATCAATACCGCGACCCTACAAAACtgtgataaataataaaagatccCCCATTTGCAAGtctgataaataataaaagaagaaaggaaaCCATCGTTGCAACTTTCTTAAAATGAAACACAAACCGCGACCCTACAAAACTGTGACAGCACCATGTATATTGACCCATAGCAATCTTCATGATTCATACTCGAATAAGTACCCATCCAATAGAGTATCATGAAAATTTGGAAAAAGAATAACCACCATGCATTAAACCCAACAGGAACCAAACCCCAACGAAATGCATGCGTCATTTAACAGAAACAAAGCCACCAAGAAAACATGCAGACACGCATACAGATGTTAACGGTAACCAAAGAAAACTACACCATTCAATTTAACAACAACTACTTCAAAGCTTTATTCATCAAATAATCAAGgaataaagaaagaagaaagaccaagaacaacaaacttcaaacgaaaagaaaagaaaaggtcaACTCCCCTACCTCTCTAGATGATTCCTCTTCTCTACCACAGCCACTGGAAACTCTAACTTGCaccctttctctctttttccttcTCCCGTCCTACccctttttcttaaagaaaacTTTTAGGGTTTAGCTTTATCTAATCCCACCCAATAATTCTGTTAAGATTTCTAgcccattttatttttcttatcatttaactccaaaagatataaaaaaatcagaaagcgaaaaaaataaaacaaactgtTGCAGTGTTTTGAAATCCAATATTCTGCATGCTCCTGGAAACACAATTCATTTACGCTCCATGGGCCCCACACCtttaaaggagagaaaaaaatatggattctaaaacaaacacaaacgCAGCTTTACACCAGGCAAGTTTCGAACCCTGCACCTGCTCTTCAATACACGGAACTCTCACCACTAGGCTATATGCCATCACATGATATTATGTACATTATAAGATTTAAAGCCCTTAAACTCTACTAACCTTAATTCCttaaatcacttaaataattattataaacaccacaataacttaaatcactcaaataataattattttctatttcataatttaataacctaattaaattaaataaatcaacaatattaatctagccattaattttctttctatgtATTTTCCTGTAAtctaatttttcccgggtcttacaacaCGCACCATGACTACCCGAATCTTTCGCGTCGGTTACTTCTGGCCAACCATGGAGGCCGACTGCCAAGACTTCGTCAAAAAATGCATACCATGCCAGAAGCATGGCAACCTtatccaccagaaacaagaGCAACTTCACTctatactatccccatggcccttcgcaaagtggggaatggacatccttggCCCCTTCTCCCCCGGCAAAGGCCAAGTAAAGTTCTTGATAgtagccgtcgactacttcaccaaatggatagaggcCAAACCATTAGCCACCATTACACCCCAACAAGTACAACAATTTGTTTGGAAGGATATTATATGCCGATATAGCGTCCCACATTTAATCATAACTGACAATGGCCGGCAGTTTATAGACAAAGAACTTGCTAAATTCTATACCGGCCTAGGAATTAAACATGTAACCAGCTTCATCGAACACCCACAGACTAATGGACGGGTTAAGGCAACAAACAAAGTCATACTAGTAGAACTGTGTAAGCAGTTGGACAACGCCAAGGGTCGATGGCCAGAAGAATTAGTGAAAGTGCTATGGGCCAATAGGTGTacccctcaatcagcaacaaacgattctccattcagcctagtgtacggcgcagacgccatgatacccgttgaaattggcgaaccatacCACCCTgaacaaaatcatcaaaacatgagCACCCACCTCGACCTCCTGCCCGAGttaagagaaaaagcccaaatgcGTAACTTAGCCGCCAAACGACGAGCGACCAGAAAGTACAATACGAACCTATACCCGAGATCATTCACAAAGggagacttagtttggagaatggccagtagtgcaagaaagaaggatgacaagttctccgccaattgggacaaCCCTTACTGAATACGTGAGGACGCTAAAAGAGGAACATATAGGCTTGAACATTTATCAGGGGAAGACatacccaatacatggaatgtatcccatctcaagttttactttagttaaagaCATGCTTTGTaccgaatacttgtaaccctgggtgtactctttttcctcacctggtcttttttccctaaggagagttttggccagggaggttttaacgaggcaccccaaatttcatgaataaacaaAGGTTTCTCAACCTCAAGACTATTCCTCACTTCGCTTGTCACACGCttttaagttctccacccttaccacaagtaagcggtctaggtcgaacacccttaacttaatgttaattcatttaagttcctcatccttaccacaagtaagcggtctggttcgaacacccttaacttaatgttaattcgtttaagttccaaacccttaccacaagtaagcagcctgggttgaacacccttaacttaatgttaattcgtttaagttccccacccttaccacaagtaagcggtctgggtcgaacacccttaacttaatgtgaATTCGtttaaagttccccaccttaccacaagtaagcggcctgggtcgaacacccttaacttaatgtgaATTCgtttaaagttccccacccttagcataagtaagcagcctgggtcgaataccctAAATGAAAAATTGCACTCGCCAAACTATATATACATCAAACACCCACTCACAATTATAACATACCACCATCACACAAGTTATCGAcatcaaacaaacaacataGCATACACAAAGCATTTATCATATTAAAAGCAAAGTAAAATAGTGTACGAATTATTACAAACTTATAATTCATTGTCAGTTTAACatcataaacaataaatgtCCTAAGCCGCCTTGCTGtcatcaccctccacggcaTCTCCCGCATTCCTTTCCTCTTTCGTCGCTCCcttctcttcctcctcctcgGGGCTGCTCTCGACCTCATTAACAAGCTGGTCGTCCACCACATCCTTGTTCACGTCAAATCTTGGATCGTCCGTATCAATATCTTGGCAAAAGAAGGTCGCATGCCTCACCCCTTTCTGAAACCCGTTGATGTCCTCTTGAATAATACAACCTTTTAAGTCTTCGAGCTCCACCTCCACGCCttcatatttttccttcaaTTCATCATAATCCGCCTCAAGGTCTGCTATCCTTCCGTTAAGTTTAGTCTCCGAATCCAGATAACGAAACTTCCAGGTTCCTaacctctttttttcttccttccaCCTTTCCCTCTCCTTTTTACATGCAGCCCATTCCTCTGCGAACTTGTCAACTTTTTcctgcaactcctccaccttttcccggTTCCCCTCCTTCACCTCCCGGCGATACAACGAACCAACCCGGCGACTCCAAATTAGcgccttgctcccaaactccACCATCGTCCTCACCAGGTGGTCTGGCTCCATGCTGTCGATAGAATTAATCACTATCTCCGGCAGATTAATCGCGATGTCCTTCCTAATGGTTGTCTCTTGAAACTCTATCAGACCGGCTTCTGGTCCTTTAGCACCACTCAATGACCCTTGCCCAAGCAAGGCCGTCCTCACCTTTTTCACATCCTTGCCCTTACCAGGCCTAGCCGGTAACTCGACCTTCCTCTTGGTGTCGCCATGAACGTGCACCTCAACCAACGACTCTTATAAATTTGGGACCCTAGTATTCCCAGCTGCTTTCGCCTTCACGGCCTTCTCCTTCCTCAATGCTTGAAAAAGCGTCAAGTTCTTCTTTCCAGCTTGAGCCATGTGTCCAACACAAATACACCAAGTTCCGGTTAGTTTAACTTAGAAACATCAAGACAATTTAAGTCATAAACAAATaccttaaatatcaataatcgggtgaaccgaattataaaccctaactaagcccttagtgggcagttTATCAGTAAACTTCATCAGgacctccaccacctccctatCCACCGCCGACAACTCATCGGTACCCATatccttataccgagaagggctacccgtccaactaaaagggaattttgtactcccatctgcaTTAAGAAAATGCGACTTGCCCccctccttcaccacaaccttgAAATAGccatccttgaagtgcttgaatgACTGTGAAAATGCGTTCAGTCTGCTAATGCTCGGCCTGCTCACCAAGGATAACCAGGTAATCGGTTGTCGGGGTCTCAtgtcataaaaatatagaaatgcaTGAAGAGAAGGTCGTAGATACAGTGACTGACACAAAACACGAaaggcctgcaagtaggcccaactattcggatgtAGCTGAGTAGGCGCCACGTTGAGCTGACGAAGTACCCCCATGGTAAAGTCATCTAGCGGCAACCTCACATGTAACTGAgagaaatggcacatatacatgtaaaagaatTTTTCGGCAGCTCAATAGCGCTCACCCGTTCCAACGACACAATACCACGGTCCACACCTTTCGCGATAACGGGGGTACAATTCAACCACGAATTCAGCAAACGAGACCATTGGAACAATGACGACTGGTTACGAACATCAGTCGCTACCCAGTCATATCCAGCCTTAGCCGGCCAATTACTCTTTGTTATTTCTTCGGGAGGAACTTCCCTCACCTCGGTCAATGTCTCCATCGGAATCCTCCCCACCACACACATTGGACTAGTACTCTCCTCCTCAAAACGCCTACCTACACTCCCCCCAAACTGCACACTCCCACTACTTGAAGAAGACAATGACACAatatcactactactagacataccttttttttaaagatgTCGGTAGAAACAAAGAACTAGTCGGACAGATCTAACGCATGCAAGTCTCTGATTATGAAATCCTCACAAATGAGCTAACAAACGCAAACCCTTTGCGAAATCCGCATTTATAAGCATGAATTCCAAACGACAAAACTTCTTCCCGCCAAAAGtcacaacccataccaatcgacacaagGCACACACCAGTGCAGAAAGGGCTTTCTGCCCCGATTATTTTCgacattttgcctcgggtctggaaccgaggcatattggggcgaggccaaaaggtatatcttttggcctcggttatcacccgaggccatagacccagttttttgcctcggtcttgataagaaccgaggcatattccttTACTCGTCAGTTCCACAAGCTGGTCCATAATCAAATCTGATTCTCTGCAAATTGGAAGTTCTGAAGGAGTTCGTTCTGAAGGAGTTTGTCTCCCATCTCGTTATTCAAAAAAATGCAGATGAACCTGTCCAAACAATACCAACAGTACCTATCAGAAGCTAGGGTTCAGGTGGAGGTTCACCAAAAATGGCAGAGGCGGGATGTCCAGCGCTCACGCTGCCGAACCAGTTCGGTGAGGAGTGGTGGTGGATGCCAGAGGCTGTGAATGGCAACGAGCGCAGCTTGCCGGTGATAGAAAAGTGCGGCGGCAAAGGGGCAAATCAAAACCCCTATTCGACGAGGTTTGGCGCGGACGCTGGAGCGCATAGTGGTGGCCGCGGCGGCGGGAGGTAACCTAGACTAACGAGGGTTTGGCGCGGACGCTGTGGGTTGCGCAAGGCACCAGGTGGAGGAGCTGTGTCGTCGTCGACCCCGTGTCCGCAACATCGCTCGCGCAAGGCACCAGGTGGAGGAGCTCCTCGGTGGCGCCTGACTTGCTGAGGAGGACGAAGGGGCGGAATTTCGAACAGAGGCGCTGCTGGCGCGGGGACTTGAACAGAGGCTGTGACGCGGGGAGGAAGAAGGGTTCGCGaattttgaaccctaaataaaccctatggcttcggttgttagaggaaccgaagccattgacCCCCTTTTGGCATCGGGTCTtcttggaccgaggcctataccctgacttccagccactttttggcttcgggtcctactggaccgaggcctatacccctctttggcaccggttttgagcgaaccggggcctataccctctttggcttcgggtatttggagaaccgaggcctaaaacttggctctaattgcaaaaatgccaccgcgccattatatgcttcggttcctggccaaccgaagcatataaggcgaggtaaaatggaCATTTTGCACTAGTGACACCAAAGGTTATGAGTATCAGGAACAATAACTataatcactacaaaaaatattgatatttgtggaggttaaaattacaatttcTAGCAGTTAAAAATTGCCACAAATGACATTTCTGACAGTTTAAAAAACCGTCAAAATTACACATGTCAAAAACTgtttgtgacaaaaatattataaccgTTGGTATTGTtgtcgaaaaagaaaaaaaaataatagcggttaaaaatcactacaaaatgtagtctaatttgattatatattatcatattttaacggttaaaaaccgccacaaaatgcatcatattttgacggttagaaaaaactacaagaaaattttcatattcatttGTTCTATCATCTCCGACATATATACTTAACATGTTATCGTTATGTATGTTACATTacaatagaaaaggaaaatggGAGAATTCATTAATTCAATCATAAGAGACTGAATGAGACTGAATTAAAGTTACAATTACATGTTCCCCAATACTGCATGAAATTCAATGATaagattttcttcttcttgtgaGAACGTTCCTCTCTTTAAATCAGGTCTAAGATTTCCATCCATAAAACATATGCCCAATACGCAATTCTTTGCTTAGCTACAAAATTAGgttaacaaattattatttatctaaCTCTCAACAACATGCTAACATACTTTATAAAGGCATTCATTCGAGCTCAAATAAAAAGCTAAAACTAAGACTAAACATATTTTGTAGGCACAAGTCTCACTTGATCATAATTCATCAACTCATTCCACTTCTTTAAAGCCACCAATTCAACATGTTGATACGGTAGTTTATATTCCTGTACCAGAAAATCTCTGTTAGCAACCAacaacacataaaatattacaaaacaattaagacacataaaatatttagaatgaaATTACTTAGTTACCAAAAGAGGCTTAATGGTAGGAATAGAGTTTGTCGCCGATGGAAAAGAAGAGACAGCAAAGGCTGAAACATCTGCTATGCATGAAAAATTCATAGATAATGAAATTTGGTTGCATAAACGTAATAGCATAGAAGCTTTCTTTTCCAAGATTTCTTCCAaacataaaaaactatttactCCTATTAATTGAGGAGCTCGGTAGTGAAGTTGGGAAAGAAGGAACGCTTATTAAACCAAAATTGAGTATATAACAGGGTTTCAATACCTCACTGACAAGATCGCTTAATGCAGAGATCCCATGGCAGCCCACAGCAGTGTATACCATGTATGACTTTTTCTCTTTCAGACGTCGACACGTATCTAACACAAATCTGAAAAACAGACAAATTGTTAGAAATTCAATGCTAGGACAGAAAGgctgattaaaaaattaaagggaCCAACAGAAAAACAACTTTATATATTTGATCCATACCGGGTTGAGGATTCAAATACAATATAGGTTAAGGTTAAGATAACAAATGAGCAGTGAACAATACTGCATTTTCCAACCATATAAAAAGGAAGAAGCAAATACATAATTCTTGAATACTTagtattagaattaaaaattgcAATGGGTCATGGAGGCAATTGAGTTATTTCATTGGCAATGACTTTGGGGCTACACCAACAAACAACATATACTTTTCTATGTTCGGTAATAGAACTTGCATGACTTGAATAAAAGAGGAATTGTTACTAAAAAACACAATCATAAACTAGAAAATATTATGAATCCAACCATCCATATTATTAGGATTCGAAACTATATTGGGTTACAAGCCATAAACTGAACATATTTTTCCGACTTTGTTCATAGAACTTGCAAAGTGGTGTCTTAGCATCCAATTGCGGTGACTTGAGCTAACATTGGAAATATGGGATTCTAGGGTGGGATTTATAAGGCCATGGTCTCTCTAAGTACGATGGCTACCTTTGATGGTATGGTTCTCCAGAGGTTCTTATCAATTAGTATCACAACCTTCCACCATGTACCTCAATTGCAAACAAAGTGTTTGCCTATGACTAGTCAAAGGAAAAGTGCATGGCTAGCCAGTCTGGGTGCTAGGGCTGCAAAGTGTAGTGTGTTTGATGCAATTACAGGGTAGGGGAGTTGACTCTAACATTTAAAGTATAGAACTGTGTGGGATTACAAGGCCTTAAGCTCTCCATACAACTGTTAGCTTTTGTGATATGACTCTACCAAGTTCTTATCACAATGGATGTGATAGTAATTCAAGGTTGTGAaagggatagttgaagggatagagtaaatgtgtagatagtagagtgtgaaagtagtagtaggagaagtgtatttgtagttgagagtagttgtattggatgttgtgtttgttgttcttgatgttacaaaatagtaggatacatgggtatttatagacccatagattattctagaaactcctagctagaactaatgcaaatacttctagatttttctacatagttgaatgttcttgatttttctttctatcctaggcttttctccaatactctagaagtttctttacatttcaataactctatcttatatttttttagattcttctagaatttgcattatactttaatactcctccttgatgcaaattcggtaactccaagcatagcgcgtagtagttcaaatcttggtcttgGTAAGGCCTTTGTGAAGATATCTGCAATTTGATCTTCTGTCGGGCAGTACTCAAGTCGtatcttcatatttgtttcCGCTTCTCTGATGAAGTGGTATTTAATTGCTATGTGTTTTGTTCTACTATGATGTATTGGGTTCTTCGTCATTGCGATAGCTGATTTATTATCACAGTTGATTGTAGTAGGTCCACTTTGTTTCTCTCCCATATCTTTGAATATCTTTCGAAGCCATATAGCTTGACTTGTTGCTTCAGCAGCAGCCACATATTCTGCTTCAGCTGTTGATTGTGCAACAGTTGCTTGCTTCTTTGATGCCCAAGAGAATATTCCCGATCCAAGCGAGAAAGCATAGCCTGAGGTGCTCTTCATGTCATCTATTGATCCTGCCCAATCACTATCGGTGTAGCCAATGATCCTTGAGTTAGTCATGGTTTTGTACCATATTCCAAACTCTTTTGTGCCTTgtagatatcttaaaattcttttcccTACTCCATAATGAATCTGACTTGGCTTTTGCATGAATCTTGATAGAAGACTTGTGGCATACATAATGTCTGGTCTTGTGGCTGTGACATATAAGAGACTTCCAATCAAACTTCTGTAGCGTGATGCATCTGTTTCTTGTGCTCCATCATCTTTTTGTAGTTTCTCATTTACCACC is a window of Vigna unguiculata cultivar IT97K-499-35 chromosome 4, ASM411807v1, whole genome shotgun sequence DNA encoding:
- the LOC114180471 gene encoding uncharacterized protein LOC114180471, with protein sequence MMKTFEMTDLGLMNYFLGIEVKQQEDGIFISQKKYIEALLKKFKMYDCKPVATPLVVNEKLQKDDGAQETDASRYRSLIGSLLYVTATRPDIMYATSLLSRFMQKPSQIHYGVGKRILRYLQGTKEFGIWYKTMTNSRIIGYTDSDWAGSIDDMKSTSGYAFSLGSGIFSWASKKQATVAQSTAEAEYVAAAEATSQAIWLRKIFKDMGEKQSGPTTINCDNKSAIAMTKNPIHHSRTKHIAIKYHFIREAETNMKIRLEFVLDTCRRLKEKKSYMVYTAVGCHGISALSDLVSEEYKLPYQHVELVALKKWNELMNYDQVRLVPTKYV